One genomic region from Neisseria weaveri encodes:
- a CDS encoding cation transporter: MSKSCGGACGGDAMSAADTDIQASSEALGKWVSVYAVPKMDCPSEERMIRLALNGFEEVRALSFDLSNRRLKVVHDGEVEPVTSKLKTLGLGASLQETVAANPETIKAAEFSAASAKQESGTLRWLLGINALLFVVEMTAGLIARSTGLIGESLDNFADAAVYGLALYAVGHSVKMQVRAAHLAGVLQLILAVGVLVEVVRRFVFGSEPESLVMMAIAFVALIANTSCLLLISKHREGGAHMKASWIFSANDVVINLGVITAGALVAWTGSNYPDLIIGTIAGGIVLNGARRILALKG, translated from the coding sequence ATGAGCAAATCCTGTGGTGGCGCCTGTGGCGGTGATGCAATGTCCGCAGCGGATACCGATATACAGGCCTCCTCCGAGGCGCTAGGGAAATGGGTCAGTGTTTATGCCGTGCCGAAGATGGACTGTCCATCAGAAGAGCGAATGATTCGCCTAGCCCTGAACGGCTTTGAGGAGGTTCGGGCGCTGTCCTTCGACTTGTCGAACCGCCGGCTGAAGGTCGTGCATGACGGCGAGGTCGAGCCCGTCACCTCGAAACTGAAGACCTTGGGGCTAGGCGCCTCGCTTCAGGAAACCGTCGCTGCAAATCCGGAGACCATCAAGGCCGCCGAGTTTTCGGCAGCTTCTGCTAAGCAAGAATCCGGGACCCTGCGCTGGTTGCTCGGCATCAATGCACTTCTGTTCGTGGTGGAAATGACTGCCGGTCTGATCGCCCGGTCCACCGGCCTGATTGGAGAATCCCTGGACAATTTTGCCGATGCGGCGGTGTACGGGCTTGCCCTTTATGCGGTTGGACATAGCGTGAAAATGCAGGTACGTGCCGCGCATCTTGCTGGTGTACTGCAACTGATCTTGGCTGTGGGCGTGCTCGTAGAGGTGGTGAGACGCTTTGTATTCGGTAGTGAGCCTGAATCGCTGGTGATGATGGCTATCGCATTCGTCGCATTGATTGCCAATACCAGTTGTCTGCTGCTCATATCCAAACATCGGGAAGGTGGGGCGCACATGAAGGCAAGCTGGATATTCTCGGCCAACGACGTGGTGATCAACCTGGGGGTCATCACCGCCGGCGCCCTGGTCGCGTGGACCGGTTCCAATTATCCGGATCTGATTATCGGCACCATCGCGGGGGGCATTGTACTTAACGGTGCCAGACGCATTTTGGCGTTGAAGGGTTAA
- the rplJ gene encoding 50S ribosomal protein L10 translates to MSLNIETKKVAVEEIGAAIANAQTLVVAEYRGISVASMTELRANARKEGVYLRVLKNTLARRAVEGTSFAKLADHMVGPLVYAASEDPVAAAKVLHQFAKKDDKIVVKAGSYNGDVLDVSAVAELASIPSREELLSKLLFVMQAPVSGMARALAALSEKKAGEEAA, encoded by the coding sequence TTGAGTCTCAATATTGAAACCAAGAAAGTAGCCGTTGAAGAGATTGGTGCTGCGATTGCAAATGCTCAAACTTTGGTGGTTGCTGAATATCGCGGTATCAGTGTTGCCAGCATGACTGAACTTCGTGCTAATGCACGCAAAGAAGGTGTATATTTGCGTGTGTTAAAAAATACATTAGCACGTCGTGCAGTAGAAGGTACTTCATTTGCCAAGTTGGCTGACCATATGGTAGGTCCTTTGGTTTATGCTGCATCTGAAGATCCTGTTGCTGCCGCAAAGGTACTGCATCAATTCGCAAAAAAAGATGACAAAATCGTCGTGAAAGCAGGTTCTTATAATGGTGATGTTTTAGATGTTTCAGCTGTTGCTGAATTGGCTTCTATTCCTAGCCGTGAAGAGCTGTTGTCTAAGTTGCTGTTTGTTATGCAAGCACCTGTTTCAGGTATGGCTCGCGCATTGGCTGCTTTGTCAGAGAAAAAAGCAGGCGAAGAGGCTGCGTAA
- the rsmD gene encoding 16S rRNA (guanine(966)-N(2))-methyltransferase RsmD: MIKQNSKHTNQVRIIGGSCRGRKLLFVSADGLRPTPDMVREKLFNWLGQDLTGSTVLDLFGGSGALGLEAASRNASEIVLVDNHKQTVQCLKKNAELLGLEKIKVIHSDGLLFLKGNTKKFNVIFLDPPFQWQNWNQLFLVLKPSVVDGTWVYVEAGTMPEFPEWLECIKKGKSGKSNFSLLKVVSD; this comes from the coding sequence ATGATAAAGCAAAACAGTAAACATACCAATCAGGTCCGTATTATAGGTGGATCATGCAGAGGCAGAAAGTTGCTGTTTGTTTCTGCCGATGGTTTGCGCCCTACGCCGGATATGGTCAGGGAAAAGTTGTTTAATTGGTTAGGACAAGATTTAACGGGTAGTACGGTATTGGATTTGTTTGGCGGTAGTGGAGCGCTGGGCTTGGAAGCGGCTTCTCGTAATGCGTCTGAAATTGTATTGGTGGATAATCATAAGCAAACTGTCCAGTGTTTGAAAAAGAATGCAGAGTTATTGGGGCTGGAAAAGATAAAGGTTATTCATTCAGACGGCCTTCTCTTTTTAAAAGGCAATACGAAAAAATTTAATGTTATTTTCTTAGATCCGCCTTTTCAATGGCAAAACTGGAATCAGCTGTTTCTTGTGCTGAAGCCAAGTGTTGTCGATGGGACTTGGGTTTATGTGGAGGCGGGAACCATGCCTGAGTTTCCCGAGTGGTTGGAATGCATTAAAAAAGGGAAGTCCGGAAAGAGTAATTTTAGTCTTTTGAAAGTTGTAAGTGATTGA
- the tuf gene encoding elongation factor Tu, giving the protein MAKEKFERSKPHVNVGTIGHVDHGKTTLTAALTTILAKKFGGAAKAYDQIDNAPEEKARGITINTSHVEYETETRHYAHVDCPGHADYVKNMITGAAQMDGAILVCSAADGPMPQTREHILLARQVGVPYIIVFMNKCDMVDDAELLELVEMEIRDLLSSYDFPGDDCPIVQGSALKALEGDAAYEEKIFELAAALDSYIPTPERAVDKPFLLPIEDVFSISGRGTVVTGRVERGIIHVGDEIEIVGLKETQKTTCTGVEMFRKLLDEGQAGDNVGVLLRGTKREDVERGQVLAKPGTITPHTKFKAEVYVLSKEEGGRHTPFFANYRPQFYFRTTDVTGAVTLEEGVEMVMPGENVAITVELIAPIAMEEGLRFAIREGGRTVGAGVVSSVIA; this is encoded by the coding sequence ATGGCTAAAGAGAAATTCGAGCGGAGTAAGCCGCACGTAAACGTTGGCACCATCGGTCACGTTGACCATGGTAAAACCACTTTGACTGCTGCATTGACGACCATTTTGGCTAAGAAATTTGGTGGTGCTGCAAAAGCCTACGACCAAATTGATAACGCTCCGGAAGAAAAAGCGCGCGGTATTACCATTAATACTTCTCACGTAGAATACGAAACCGAAACCCGTCACTATGCGCACGTAGACTGTCCGGGTCACGCCGACTACGTAAAAAACATGATTACCGGTGCCGCTCAAATGGACGGTGCCATCTTGGTATGTTCTGCTGCTGACGGTCCTATGCCGCAAACCCGTGAGCACATCCTGTTGGCTCGTCAAGTAGGTGTACCCTACATCATCGTATTCATGAACAAATGCGATATGGTTGATGATGCAGAGCTGCTGGAATTGGTAGAAATGGAAATCCGTGATCTGCTGAGCAGCTACGATTTCCCTGGCGATGATTGTCCAATCGTGCAAGGTTCTGCATTGAAAGCTTTGGAAGGTGATGCCGCTTACGAAGAAAAAATCTTTGAATTAGCTGCTGCATTGGATAGCTATATTCCAACACCTGAGCGTGCTGTTGATAAACCATTCCTGTTGCCGATTGAAGATGTATTCTCAATTTCAGGTCGTGGTACAGTAGTAACTGGTCGTGTAGAGCGCGGTATTATTCACGTAGGCGATGAAATTGAAATTGTAGGTTTGAAAGAAACCCAAAAAACTACTTGTACCGGCGTTGAAATGTTCCGTAAATTGCTGGATGAAGGTCAGGCTGGTGATAACGTAGGCGTATTGTTGCGTGGTACCAAACGTGAAGACGTTGAGCGTGGTCAAGTATTGGCTAAGCCTGGTACTATTACTCCGCATACCAAATTCAAAGCAGAGGTTTATGTTTTGAGTAAGGAAGAAGGCGGTCGTCATACTCCGTTCTTCGCTAACTATCGTCCGCAATTCTATTTCCGTACTACAGACGTTACCGGTGCTGTGACTTTAGAAGAAGGTGTGGAAATGGTAATGCCTGGTGAGAACGTTGCGATTACTGTTGAGCTGATTGCTCCGATTGCGATGGAAGAAGGCTTGCGTTTTGCGATTCGTGAAGGTGGCCGTACTGTAGGTGCTGGTGTTGTATCTTCAGTAATTGCTTAA
- the cadR gene encoding Cd(II)/Pb(II)-responsive transcriptional regulator, whose amino-acid sequence MRIGQLAQLVGVETQTIRFYEQQGLLPPPDRQDNGYRVYTEKHGEGLAFIRRCRILGLSLAEIHELQSYQDDPHQPCTAVNALLDDHISHVRSQITALQALEKQLVSLRASCNDDREVEACGVLAGISEGNMHQQ is encoded by the coding sequence ATGCGCATTGGTCAGTTGGCGCAGTTGGTAGGGGTCGAAACACAGACGATCCGCTTCTATGAACAGCAGGGCTTGTTGCCGCCGCCTGATCGGCAGGACAACGGTTACCGTGTCTATACCGAGAAGCATGGTGAGGGGCTGGCCTTCATCCGTCGCTGCAGAATCCTAGGCCTGTCACTGGCTGAGATTCACGAACTACAGAGCTATCAGGATGACCCTCATCAGCCTTGTACCGCCGTCAACGCCTTGCTCGATGATCACATCTCTCATGTGCGGTCGCAGATAACCGCTCTGCAAGCGCTTGAGAAACAACTCGTTTCACTGAGAGCGAGTTGCAACGATGACCGGGAAGTTGAGGCGTGTGGGGTTCTTGCTGGAATTAGCGAAGGAAACATGCACCAGCAGTAG
- the nusG gene encoding transcription termination/antitermination protein NusG, whose amino-acid sequence MSKRWYVVQAYSGFEKNVQKTLKERIARESMEDYFGQILVPVEEVVEIKNGRKTISERKFYPGYVLVEMEMTDDSWHLVKSTPRVSGFIGGTSNRPMPISQREVEGILQQVKMGVEKPKPKIEFEIGQQVRVNEGPFADFNGIVDEVNYERNKLRVSVQIFGRETPVELEFNQVEKI is encoded by the coding sequence ATGTCAAAAAGGTGGTATGTTGTACAGGCTTATTCCGGCTTTGAAAAAAATGTTCAAAAAACATTAAAAGAGCGGATCGCACGTGAGTCGATGGAAGATTATTTTGGTCAGATTTTAGTGCCAGTTGAAGAGGTTGTTGAAATTAAAAATGGCCGAAAAACTATTAGTGAACGTAAATTTTACCCTGGCTATGTGTTGGTAGAAATGGAAATGACCGATGACTCTTGGCATTTGGTTAAGAGTACGCCTAGAGTGTCAGGGTTTATTGGCGGGACATCTAATCGGCCTATGCCTATTTCCCAGCGTGAAGTTGAAGGTATTTTGCAGCAAGTTAAAATGGGTGTAGAGAAGCCTAAACCTAAAATAGAATTTGAAATAGGGCAGCAGGTTCGTGTTAATGAAGGACCATTTGCAGATTTTAATGGTATTGTGGATGAAGTAAATTACGAGCGCAATAAATTGCGTGTATCTGTTCAAATTTTCGGACGTGAAACACCTGTTGAGCTTGAATTTAATCAAGTGGAAAAAATTTAA
- the lspA gene encoding signal peptidase II — translation MLIIGKKLSPYALLSISGLLAASDQAVKWLVQQSMAYGEYVSVTPFFNWVHLWNTGAVFSLFANGGGWQRYFFIGITVVVSIFLIKLILENRHKGEAIAYSLILGGAMGNLIDRVFRGYVVDSFDFYWRDWHWPAFNLADIAIVLGALLFVSSSLLGKKVNTNAESDGSD, via the coding sequence ATGCTCATTATTGGCAAAAAGCTCTCGCCGTATGCCCTATTGTCCATATCGGGCCTGCTGGCAGCGTCTGATCAGGCTGTAAAGTGGCTGGTGCAGCAATCAATGGCCTATGGCGAGTATGTTTCGGTGACCCCGTTCTTTAACTGGGTGCACCTATGGAACACCGGTGCCGTATTCAGTCTTTTTGCGAATGGTGGAGGCTGGCAGCGCTACTTTTTTATCGGAATCACGGTAGTGGTCTCGATTTTTCTGATCAAGCTGATCCTTGAAAATCGTCATAAAGGAGAAGCCATCGCTTACAGTCTTATCCTCGGTGGCGCCATGGGTAACCTGATTGACCGGGTCTTTCGCGGCTATGTTGTGGATTCCTTTGATTTCTATTGGCGAGACTGGCATTGGCCGGCCTTCAACCTGGCTGATATTGCAATTGTCCTCGGTGCCTTACTTTTCGTTTCCAGCAGCTTGTTGGGTAAAAAAGTAAACACCAATGCCGAGTCGGATGGATCTGACTGA
- the topA gene encoding type I DNA topoisomerase, translated as MAKNLLIVESPSKAKTLKKYLGSEFEILASYGHVRDLVPKTGAVDPDNNFVMKYQMVSRNAKHVDAIVAAAKEAENLYLATDPDREGEAISWHLQEILKSKRGLKNIKPQRVVFHEITKNAVLDAIAHPREIEIDLVDAQQARRALDYLVGFNLSPLLWKKIRRGLSAGRVQSPALRLICERENEIRAFEAQEYWSVHLDSHKGRSKFTAKLVQWNGEKLEQFSLPNEAAQQAVLTGLAEQEAQVAAIEKKKRSRNPAAPFTTSTMQQDAVRKLGMTTDRTMRTAQQLYEGIDVGQGAIGLITYMRTDSVTLSVEALTEIRHYIENKIGKDYLPSAAKHYKTKSKNAQEAHEAIRPTSVYRTPESVKPFLTADQFKLYQMIWQRTVACQMNPAKFDQTTVDIAVGNGVFRVTGQVQTFAGFLSVYEEGTDDNDEDEDNKKLPEMKEGEKLPVDNIYGEQHFTTPPPRFNEATLVKALEEFGIGRPSTYASIISTLKEREYVTLEQKRFMPTDTGDIVNKFLTEHFAQYVDYHFTAKLEDQLDEIATGKRQWIPVMDKFWKGFHKQVEEKEGIERAKFTTEELDEICPKCGNHKLQIKFGRMGRFVACAGYPECSYTRNVNETAEQAAERIAKEAAEQAELEGRECPKCGGGLVYKYSRTGSKFIGCANYPKCKYIEPLEKPKDTGVECPQCKKGHLVERKSRYGKLFYSCSTYPDCNYATWNPPIAETCPKCQWPVLTIKTTKRWGVEKVCPQKECGWKEQIEPPAPKGSKEAEE; from the coding sequence ATGGCGAAAAATTTATTAATTGTGGAGTCGCCCTCCAAAGCCAAAACCTTAAAAAAATATCTCGGAAGCGAGTTTGAAATCCTCGCTTCCTACGGTCATGTGCGCGATTTGGTGCCCAAAACCGGTGCGGTAGACCCCGACAATAACTTTGTCATGAAATACCAAATGGTCAGCCGCAATGCCAAGCACGTCGATGCCATTGTTGCCGCCGCCAAAGAAGCCGAAAACCTCTATCTGGCAACCGACCCGGATAGGGAAGGCGAAGCCATCTCTTGGCACTTGCAGGAAATCCTCAAATCCAAACGCGGCCTCAAAAACATCAAACCGCAGCGCGTCGTGTTTCACGAAATCACCAAAAACGCCGTGCTCGATGCCATTGCCCATCCGCGCGAAATCGAAATCGATCTGGTCGATGCCCAACAGGCACGCCGTGCGTTGGACTATCTGGTCGGCTTCAACCTTTCCCCCTTGCTGTGGAAAAAAATCCGCCGCGGCTTGAGCGCAGGCCGCGTACAAAGCCCCGCCTTGCGTCTGATTTGCGAACGCGAAAACGAAATCCGTGCATTTGAAGCACAAGAATACTGGTCGGTACATCTCGACAGCCACAAAGGCCGCAGCAAATTTACCGCCAAACTCGTGCAGTGGAACGGCGAAAAGCTGGAGCAATTCTCCCTGCCCAACGAAGCCGCACAACAGGCCGTCTTAACAGGCTTAGCCGAGCAAGAAGCCCAAGTTGCCGCCATCGAAAAGAAAAAACGCAGCCGCAATCCCGCCGCACCGTTCACCACCTCCACCATGCAGCAAGACGCCGTGCGCAAACTCGGCATGACCACCGACCGCACCATGCGCACCGCCCAGCAACTGTACGAAGGTATCGACGTAGGGCAAGGTGCCATCGGTTTGATTACCTATATGCGTACCGACAGCGTAACCCTCTCTGTCGAAGCGCTGACCGAAATCCGCCACTACATCGAAAACAAAATCGGCAAAGACTACCTGCCTTCCGCCGCCAAACACTACAAAACCAAGTCGAAAAACGCGCAGGAAGCCCACGAAGCCATCCGCCCGACTTCCGTGTACCGCACGCCCGAAAGCGTGAAGCCCTTCCTGACTGCCGACCAATTCAAGCTCTATCAAATGATCTGGCAGCGCACCGTAGCCTGCCAAATGAACCCTGCCAAATTCGACCAAACCACCGTCGATATCGCCGTGGGCAACGGCGTTTTCCGCGTAACCGGCCAAGTGCAAACCTTCGCAGGCTTCCTGAGCGTGTATGAAGAAGGCACCGACGACAACGACGAAGACGAAGACAACAAAAAACTGCCCGAAATGAAAGAAGGTGAAAAACTGCCCGTCGACAATATCTACGGCGAGCAGCACTTCACCACCCCGCCGCCGCGCTTCAACGAAGCAACACTGGTGAAAGCACTCGAAGAATTCGGCATCGGCCGTCCCTCCACCTACGCCAGCATCATTTCCACCCTGAAAGAGCGCGAATACGTAACGCTGGAGCAAAAACGCTTCATGCCCACCGACACCGGCGACATCGTCAACAAATTCCTGACCGAACATTTCGCCCAATACGTCGATTACCACTTCACCGCCAAACTGGAAGACCAGCTCGACGAAATCGCCACCGGCAAACGCCAGTGGATTCCCGTGATGGACAAATTCTGGAAAGGATTCCACAAACAGGTTGAAGAAAAAGAAGGCATCGAACGCGCCAAATTCACCACCGAAGAGCTGGACGAAATCTGCCCGAAATGCGGCAACCACAAACTGCAAATCAAATTCGGCAGAATGGGCCGCTTCGTCGCCTGCGCAGGCTACCCCGAATGCAGCTACACCCGCAACGTCAACGAAACCGCCGAGCAGGCCGCCGAGCGCATCGCCAAAGAAGCCGCCGAACAAGCCGAACTCGAAGGCCGCGAATGCCCCAAATGCGGCGGCGGACTGGTTTACAAATACAGCCGCACCGGCAGCAAATTCATCGGCTGCGCCAACTATCCGAAGTGCAAATACATCGAACCTTTGGAAAAACCCAAAGACACCGGCGTAGAATGCCCGCAATGTAAAAAAGGCCATCTGGTCGAGCGCAAATCACGCTACGGCAAACTGTTTTACAGTTGCAGCACCTACCCCGACTGCAACTACGCCACGTGGAACCCGCCGATCGCCGAAACCTGCCCGAAATGCCAATGGCCGGTGTTGACCATCAAAACCACCAAACGCTGGGGCGTAGAAAAAGTCTGCCCGCAGAAAGAATGCGGCTGGAAAGAACAAATAGAACCGCCTGCTCCTAAAGGTAGTAAAGAAGCGGAAGAGTAA
- a CDS encoding DUF494 family protein produces the protein MAEVIAFLIEHFGDFDACPSPGDLGYLLEEMGFGEVEIGNVLMLMDVLFGKESFSANAETDSLRVYSAEELDVLPQEVLGLIHFLEKAGAVNGNQRELIVHALLHMPPEDINVDMAKVLTLLVLWAQKSELPVLVGDELMMALYGKTQMH, from the coding sequence ATGGCAGAGGTTATCGCCTTTTTAATCGAACATTTCGGAGATTTTGATGCCTGCCCTTCACCCGGTGATTTAGGCTATCTGTTGGAAGAAATGGGATTCGGCGAGGTTGAAATCGGCAATGTATTGATGCTGATGGACGTGTTGTTCGGAAAAGAGTCGTTTTCGGCTAATGCGGAAACCGATTCATTACGTGTTTACAGTGCGGAAGAATTGGATGTATTGCCTCAGGAAGTATTGGGGCTGATCCATTTTCTGGAAAAGGCCGGTGCGGTTAACGGCAATCAGCGTGAATTGATTGTCCATGCTTTGCTGCATATGCCGCCTGAAGATATAAATGTAGATATGGCAAAGGTTTTGACTTTGCTGGTGTTGTGGGCGCAAAAATCAGAACTGCCCGTTTTGGTAGGCGACGAATTGATGATGGCACTTTATGGAAAAACCCAAATGCATTAA
- the rplA gene encoding 50S ribosomal protein L1, producing the protein MAKVSKRLKALRASVEANKLYSIDEAIALVKKSATAKFDESVDVSFNLGVDPRKSDQVIRGSVVLPKGTGKTTRVAVFTQGANAEAAKAAGADIVGFEDLAEEVKKGNLDFDVVIASPDAMRIVGQLGTILGPRGLMPNPKVGTVTPNVAEAVKNAKAGQVQYRTDKAGIVHATIGRASFAEADLKENFNALLDAIVKAKPAAAKGQYLKKVAVSSTMGLGVRVDTSSVNN; encoded by the coding sequence ATGGCTAAAGTTTCTAAACGTTTGAAAGCTTTGCGTGCATCTGTTGAAGCAAACAAGTTGTATTCAATTGATGAAGCGATTGCATTGGTAAAAAAATCTGCTACTGCAAAATTTGATGAGTCTGTAGACGTCTCTTTTAATTTAGGTGTTGATCCTCGTAAATCGGATCAAGTAATTCGCGGTTCAGTGGTATTGCCAAAGGGTACCGGTAAAACAACACGTGTTGCGGTTTTTACTCAAGGTGCTAATGCAGAAGCAGCTAAAGCTGCTGGTGCGGATATTGTTGGTTTTGAAGACTTGGCAGAGGAAGTTAAAAAAGGTAATTTAGATTTTGATGTTGTAATTGCTTCTCCTGATGCTATGCGTATTGTTGGTCAATTAGGTACTATTTTAGGGCCGCGCGGTTTAATGCCTAACCCTAAAGTAGGTACTGTTACTCCAAACGTTGCTGAAGCTGTTAAGAATGCTAAAGCAGGCCAAGTTCAATATCGTACAGATAAAGCAGGTATTGTTCATGCAACAATCGGTCGTGCTTCTTTTGCTGAAGCTGACTTAAAAGAAAACTTCAATGCATTGTTAGATGCTATTGTTAAGGCTAAGCCAGCAGCAGCAAAAGGTCAATATTTGAAGAAGGTTGCGGTTAGCAGTACTATGGGTCTAGGTGTTCGAGTAGATACTTCTAGCGTAAACAACTAA
- the rplK gene encoding 50S ribosomal protein L11 produces MAKKIVGYIKLQIPAGKANPSPPVGPALGQRGLNIMEFCKAFNAATQGMEPGLPIPVVITAFADKSFTFVMKTPPASILLKKAAGLQKGSSNPLTNKVGKVTRAQLEEIATTKQPDLTAADLDAAVRTIAGSARSMGLDVEGV; encoded by the coding sequence GTGGCAAAAAAAATTGTCGGCTATATTAAACTGCAGATTCCTGCAGGTAAGGCCAATCCATCCCCCCCTGTTGGTCCTGCTTTAGGTCAACGTGGTTTGAATATTATGGAGTTTTGTAAAGCATTTAATGCTGCAACTCAAGGTATGGAGCCCGGATTGCCAATTCCGGTTGTTATTACAGCATTTGCGGATAAATCATTTACGTTTGTAATGAAAACGCCGCCAGCTTCTATTTTGCTGAAAAAAGCAGCTGGTTTGCAAAAAGGTAGTTCTAATCCTTTAACTAATAAAGTAGGCAAGGTAACTCGTGCCCAATTAGAAGAGATTGCTACTACTAAACAGCCTGATTTAACGGCGGCTGACTTGGATGCTGCAGTTCGTACTATTGCTGGTTCTGCTCGCTCAATGGGCTTGGATGTGGAGGGTGTATAA
- a CDS encoding YfhL family 4Fe-4S dicluster ferredoxin: MSLFITDECINCDVCEPECPNDAIYQGDEIYEINPSLCTQCVGHYDEPQCQQVCPVDCILIDEENPETQEELQAKYEKIISEK; encoded by the coding sequence ATGTCGCTCTTTATTACAGATGAGTGCATTAACTGTGATGTATGCGAACCTGAATGCCCTAATGATGCTATTTATCAGGGTGATGAGATTTATGAAATCAACCCGAGCTTGTGTACGCAGTGTGTGGGACATTATGATGAACCGCAGTGCCAGCAGGTGTGTCCTGTTGACTGTATTTTAATTGATGAAGAAAATCCGGAAACTCAAGAAGAACTGCAGGCGAAATACGAAAAAATAATTTCTGAAAAATAA
- a CDS encoding helix-turn-helix domain-containing protein, producing METHEKIRLMRELHKWSQEDVAEKLKMSAGGYAKIERGETQLSIPRLEQLAAIFNVDMWDLIQSGKGGLVLQINEGDSEGDISLYASNDTAAKIEMLKLELKHARELLSQKDKEIELLRRFAQQQG from the coding sequence ATGGAAACCCACGAAAAAATCCGCTTGATGCGTGAGCTGCATAAGTGGTCGCAGGAAGATGTGGCGGAAAAATTGAAAATGTCGGCGGGCGGTTATGCCAAGATTGAGCGGGGCGAGACGCAATTGAGCATTCCGCGCTTGGAGCAGCTGGCGGCAATTTTTAATGTGGATATGTGGGATTTGATCCAATCAGGAAAAGGCGGGTTGGTGTTGCAGATCAATGAAGGAGATAGCGAAGGAGATATTTCGCTTTATGCTTCAAACGATACTGCCGCGAAAATCGAAATGTTGAAATTGGAACTCAAACACGCCCGTGAACTTTTATCTCAGAAAGACAAGGAAATCGAATTGTTGCGGAGATTCGCACAGCAGCAAGGGTAA
- a CDS encoding ISL3-like element ISPpu12 family transposase has protein sequence MTELPDNILHLPQYQVLGCKSTDDEMHFQVDVPDPIACEECGVQGEFVRFGKRDVPYRDLPIHGKRVTLWVVRRRYTCRACKTTFRPQLPEMVDGFRMTLRLHEYVEKESFNHPYTFVAAQTGLDEKTVRDIFNARAEFLGRWHRFETPRILGIDELYLNKRYRCILTNIEERTLLDLLATRRQDVVTNYLMKLKDRQKVEIVSMDMWNPYRAAVKAVLPQARIVVDKFHVVRMVNDALERVRKGLRKELKPSQSRTLKGDRKILLKRAHEVSDRERLIMETWTGAFPQLLAAYEHKERFYGIWDATTRLQAEAALDEWIATIPKGQKEVWSDLVRAVGNWREETMTYFETDMPVTNAYTESINRLAKDKNREGRGYSFEVMRARMLYTTKHKKKAPTAKVSPFYKKTIGYGLPDFAEELNYGVDLSTI, from the coding sequence ATGACCGAACTTCCCGACAACATCCTTCACCTGCCGCAATACCAAGTACTGGGCTGCAAATCAACCGACGACGAAATGCACTTCCAGGTGGACGTGCCCGATCCCATCGCCTGCGAGGAATGCGGCGTGCAGGGTGAGTTCGTACGGTTCGGCAAGCGTGACGTTCCCTATCGTGATCTGCCCATCCACGGCAAACGGGTCACTCTCTGGGTGGTCCGCCGCCGATACACCTGCCGGGCCTGCAAGACAACATTCAGGCCCCAGCTACCGGAGATGGTGGACGGATTCCGTATGACACTGCGGCTGCATGAGTACGTGGAGAAGGAATCCTTCAACCACCCCTACACCTTTGTGGCGGCACAGACCGGCCTGGACGAGAAGACGGTGCGCGACATCTTCAACGCCCGCGCCGAGTTCCTGGGGCGCTGGCACCGCTTCGAGACGCCCCGCATCCTGGGCATTGACGAGCTATACCTGAACAAGCGCTACCGCTGCATTCTGACCAACATTGAGGAGCGAACCCTGCTCGACCTGCTGGCCACCCGCCGCCAGGACGTGGTGACCAACTACCTGATGAAGCTGAAAGACCGGCAGAAGGTCGAGATCGTCAGCATGGACATGTGGAACCCCTACCGGGCAGCGGTCAAGGCTGTGCTGCCCCAGGCCCGTATCGTGGTCGATAAGTTCCATGTGGTGCGCATGGTCAACGATGCCCTAGAGAGAGTGCGCAAGGGCCTCAGAAAGGAGCTGAAACCGTCCCAGAGCCGGACTCTCAAGGGAGACCGGAAAATCCTGCTGAAACGCGCTCACGAAGTCTCAGACCGGGAGCGCCTCATCATGGAGACCTGGACAGGCGCGTTCCCGCAACTGCTGGCCGCCTACGAGCACAAGGAGCGCTTCTACGGCATCTGGGACGCCACCACACGGCTCCAGGCAGAAGCCGCCCTGGACGAGTGGATAGCCACCATCCCGAAGGGCCAAAAGGAAGTCTGGAGCGATCTGGTCAGGGCAGTGGGAAACTGGCGCGAAGAGACCATGACCTACTTCGAGACGGACATGCCCGTCACCAACGCTTACACGGAGTCCATCAACCGACTGGCCAAGGACAAGAACCGTGAAGGGCGCGGTTACTCCTTCGAGGTGATGCGGGCACGAATGCTCTACACCACGAAGCACAAGAAGAAGGCACCGACTGCGAAGGTCTCTCCTTTCTACAAGAAAACCATCGGTTACGGACTGCCGGACTTCGCAGAGGAACTCAACTACGGAGTCGATCTATCAACCATCTGA